The Diceros bicornis minor isolate mBicDic1 chromosome 36, mDicBic1.mat.cur, whole genome shotgun sequence genomic interval ATTCCTTTTacagtgaacagaaatgctaaaacaaacaagctaGACTGCTGGGCATAAAAGACATACTCAAATCCTTGATCAGTTTTGAAAATGGACTCATAACTAATTATAACTATGAGAAGTCCTGATAGCTAATGAAATTCAATAGCTTAGACAACACCAATTATTTCAGTATGATCTGGAGATgcaagaaacaatgaaaaaatcCACAAGAAAAATTTCTTGATAGCATGGATTAATAGACGCTTAAGAACAGTCACTGAGGGAGGCTGCGGCTGACAAATGATTGAATTATTAGGACAATACATAAgataaaactaaatataaataaCCTCTTCTGCTAATTAGGCACTTAAGTTTTTAGGATATTGCTGTCTCACGAGGACTCTGTGAGACCACAGGACAGGAATCATTCTATTCTACAGACAGatgggaaacaggctcagagggtAAGGGCCTTCTAAGTCACTCAGTAAGGTCTGAATAGAAAACCCAAGTCTTGTAACCCTAAATTCGGGCTTTACGCTTTCTATATTATGACATCTCTCCCaaggaagaaaaacatgaaaCTGCGTTTATAAaggtttagaaaataaaaacaaaataagacttgaaatatgtatttttcaacttttttctgtaaagaaaagAGATCATCTAAATACGACCTTAGAAAGCAGTAAGGTAAAGTGGACTTTAATTTTGTATCTCACAGAACTGCTGTGATTAAGAGAAAATATGTAAACGTGATTGAAAATATGTGAAAGTATACAGAGCAATATAAATGAAGGAGGCACTGGAGTTCAGAATAATAAACATTACTACCAGCTTTGCCTTTCTGcattaaaattacaaatgaacTATTATATAACAAggttttcaaagaaagaaaatccataGATTCCCAATAAGCAGAACAAAAACTGTATGATTAATATCATATAGTCTAGCTGAAAGTCCAAGTAGTTCTGGCCTTAacagtttatttttctaaaatctaaAGAACAAAGTGTTAGAAAGTTATCACATACCTCATATGGCATATAGGATCTTCTTTTTTGACTGGGGGTTACAGCCATGGGATATGAACCACTATAAGCACACGAAATATCCATTGCATCTAAAGAAATAATGCTCATTTTGGATGGTTCTGAGTTATTGGATGCATTAATATGACTGTTAAAACTTCGAAAAGCTACAGCATTTCTTTTAGACCAGGTTAATGTTTTCAACACCTCCGAAGAGGGAGCCAACATTCTTTGGTTACTGTCTTGGACAGCAGGATTCTCATCACCTTTTGGCGAGGTATTTTCTTGGCAGCTGGGTGATACAGTAAGTAGGTCTTCAATATTTGATTCTTCCAAAAAGGATTTTTTGATGCTTTTATCTGGATCTAAGGACTGCCTTTCTAACGGACTTTCCATTATAGAAATTCCAGGAAAAGATGAATCAGAGTCCATACAAATACTTTTAGAAGCTCTATCATCATCAGAACCTAGAAAACTAGAACTTAAGTAGTCCTTCTTATTATTCTTGTCACAATCTTCATCCAGTTCACACATGAGGTTTTTTGCTATTATTGGGATAGGTGATTTTTCTGGTGTTTGttgtttatcaataaaagaactGACTATGTTCTCCTTATTAGCACCATCATTTTGCTGCCTTCTATCTATAGATAGCTTAAGGTCCTGGACTTCAGCAGTTAGACCTGTACTTTGATTTGTAGAACAATCTCTCATTTCATTACTACGCTTATATTCTATACAATTTCTTTTATTCTGCATAATTTCCTGACAAGGACTGGAGTCAACCAactcaaaatttcttttaaaacttcttttccCAAGGTGCTCTTCAGTCACACCACCAGAATCCACAGCCCACTGATCTAACTGAAGTAAACCAGACTGTCTTGTGTCAGCAgccatattaatattatttatatccAGTTCTCTTCCTTCCCAAGAAACTTCCCTGGAGAAGCATTTTTTAGCAAGGTTTACACAAGAGCTTCCAGTGGCAGGAATGGCCCTGCTGTTGTGAATGGGAGAAAGGGCTAACTCAAGATCCTTGAAACTTTTGGTCTCGATGGCATTTGTAGACTTTGTACATAAGGGCTTTTCCGTTGTATTCCAACTCATCCTTGTAGAGCCCAATGCTTCGTCACTTTCCTaacaggggaaaaaaacctttttttttttagttatgtaAAGCTGTGATTCTTTAACCTTTTAAATCTCTGTCCACTTAGGTGGGATAAATGGCCCCAGAAACTACTATGCTACCTATTCTCACTTTCCAATGGAACAAAAGAACAATGATGACAGAGAATTAAAAAGCAatatagggccagcccagtggcatagtggttaagtgtgcacactccacttcagtgacccagggcttgcaggtttggatcccaggtggggacttacacactgctcatcaagccatgctgtggtggtgtcccacgtacaaaatagaggaagactggcacagatgttagctcagggaccatcttcctcaagcaaaaagaggaagattggcaacagatgttagctcagggccaatcttcctcaccaaaaaaaaaaaataaaataaaaaaaataaaaaacaatataaacaaTTATAGTATacgtttatatacattattttgagTGAAACACTGGTCTAAAATTTAAATCAACTATTCTATAATACGTATTTGATAGTGTACTGCATGTTCTTTATATAGGACAAATTAACATTCAACATATTCAGGCAAAATTGGGGCTAAGgctacatatgtatatatctgcTTTGCAACAGGGGTATGGACGACTCTGTTTTGAACTGAAAAATGAACAAGGCTTGAAATATAGTTAATGGAAAATTACAGACAACAAAACTACTGTTGATGTAATTGTGTGTCACTTCACCCAAGTATAATAAAACCAAGCTGATGTAGAATGAAGCTAAACTAATggtaatttataattaaaaaccaaaaataacaaGAATTAAAATCCACGGTCAACAAGATGAACTAATGATGCATTGATAACAAAATGCTTTTCTTGAAAACTGTTTGAATGCCAACTATCTGCAGGTGCCTGTGTGATCAGAGCATTGTACATAATATCGTAACTTGGTGCATGGTAATCAGGATTTTTACAAGATTACTCAATTAGAGTCAATCTTTATAAACTCTAATAGTGCCTATTTTTGATATGTGAAAAAATCAAACTTTATTAACTTACTTAGTAATAATAAGGGGTGCTTAGtcatgaacaaaaagaaaattcctaAATTACAACTCACTGATCTGCAAGCACAGAAAATGATCCATTTGGGGATCAGCACAAGGTTTATTAGGGGTCCCTTGTCACTCCTCTGATCATAACTTGAGAAGCACTACTATAATCCAATCATCGCATTTCTCGGAGATGCAGAAGTGGGAGGAAGAAGGTAAAGCTGTGTATAGTGTGAAATATTATATACAATATGCTTTCTTgatgaaaataaaagtgaaataatagTACTAGGAATGGAATGCTGGTTTATCGTGTAGCATATATTACCTATAGAGCAGCTtataaggagaaaaggaaaaaagattgagaaacccgggctggccccgtggcttagcggttaagtgcgtgcgctccgctgctggcagcccgggttcggatcccgggcgcacaccgacacaccacttctccggccatgctgaggctgcatcccacatacagtaactagaaggatgtgcaactgtgacgtacaactatctaccggggctttgggggaaaaataaataaataaaattattaaaaaaaaaaaaaaaaagattgagaaaccctgcttgAACTAAAAAATAATGTGACTTGACTCCTAAAATACAAATATCcaacaacaataaagaaaatcatattACTAAGAATAAGAGCAAATACGatctaaattattttatcaaAAGGAAAGTTTATTCTTTGTGTAATTCCCATTATTCTAATCTAACATTATTTTATCAGCATTCTACTGAGAGAAagtttattataatttaaaattttagctcctctcagctttaatatttattagCTTCAGTAGCTTAAAAAAGGCAAAAACCAAATatataaattaagtaaaataacttTAGGTAAATCCATTCACTTAGTAAGCAATCTTCTCAGAATAGATACTTTCAAAGGTACACCTACGTTACTTTGGTGGTCTGAAAGATATTTCTGATCTAGAAGAGTTACTATTCCCTTAAAtgagaaatgggcagaaaacagtatagaaggagatagtataaatttaaaaaaataagatatagattaaaaaaactcaacaagCTAACGTCTGTGTCGTGgtagggaattaaaaaaaaagagaagtccaTCTAGATGCCTAGAAGCCAAACATTTACTATCAATTTactgtgaaaatttaaaaatttggaatCTCATTATGTATCAAGCAAGAATTATTTCACatttgaatgagaaataaaatatttcaaaagaatttgacagaatatacagaaaaatgaagaacgcCTTGACTGCCATTCGTGTCAGAGTTTCATTTCCTTACAGAATTTATATGAAAAGGTATCAAGTGTTTCCATCATTAATTTGACATACATACTTGTGTTAGCTAAGATAAATCTGACTCTAACCTGGCAATCCTTTTCCCATCTGGGACTGCTATGGCACTCAGATTCCACGCTGGACACGAAGGTGTGGGACTGGCTACTGGCACTTGATGTAGCCAGCCTCTTCCTAGACTGGAGGAGATTAGAAGTTAGACACTTCACAGGCATCTCAGGGTTGGAGGCAACTGTCTCAAGACCTGTAGGGAACAGAAAATATCGAAGCTTATGTCACACTTTTCTTAGTTCCTCACTGAACCTGAATCTTTACAGATAATTAGGCAAAGTATTAAGTATTGCATATCAGAACTATTTctgtgtatgtcttctttttctttgtaaacGTTATCAATCCACAAGGATGGTGGCAGGTATTCTGGCATACAAGTACTGTTctgaaagctaaaaaaaaaaacctctcaacatTCATAAAGTAAAAACCAGGACAAGAGAACTAATTAATAATTAGGAGGAAATCCATTCTGAATATCTGTTATTCTATTTGAAACTCTTCTTGATAAAGGAGCATTATTGATGTGCTATATCCAGATGTGATCTAAGGTTAGAACGTGACTAAATTTACTCAGTTCaatttgtatttaatttaaaCTACAGCTTTATTTTAATGTTGAGGTTTACGTGCTTACAAGTGTGAATTATACACACCcataagggatttttttttaatactactgGGTAAAACAAATTAGTGAATTGGCTAAGAGCAAGCCAGTGCAAGAAAGCAATACCATCTACATGATACCTGTTCCTTTATCATAAAAATAATGATGCTAAATACTGTTGCTCCTGGACTTGAAATAAGATACAGCAGATAATTGTGCTTTTACTAAAGATCataatatgtacatataaagattttatacatatgtaaaaaggTATGtacatcttgttttctctttcccaAAAAGGGTGAACATAACTTTACTCCCAAGTAAATTCTTAGTCTtacagatttttaatttaataaatcttAGAACTTTAAAACTGGAAGGAGAATTTCAAAGTCCATCTAAAACAACTTTCTTTTTGGTACATAAATCCTCTCAATGGAATTCCTAAAACTCACTGGACACTGACCTTGATATCTGACTAAACTGCTCAGCTGCCTTTCCCCAGTAATATGGGAACTTGTGTCTAATCTAATGCCAAGTACATACTGTATATTGGCTAATGAGTTCTCTCTGGATCACTGATATGATCAGACCGTTCCCTACTTTGGAACTTTTGATGGCTCCCCTTCTCTACAGCTTAAATTCTAGGCTCCCTGTCATGACACTTGATCCTTCCCCATCTACCTGCTAAGCTTCCTTTTCCATTGCACGTGCTTCCCGTTGTCACATAAAAGCATTTAGTCCCTACGGTCTGAAGATGGAATGTACTTCCATGTGtccatgcctttgctcatgccTCTATCTGAAATGCCCTTTTCCAATATCCTTGGAGCTATTAAGTTCCTATTTCTCTTTCTAGGTCCAGCTTGGCTGTTGCCATTTCTTTGTTTAGAACCATTCCTGATTTTCCCCACCATTCCTGATTTTCCCAATTAGCATGTATCACTTTCTGTGTTGTATCATAGTATCCTTCTTGTGGCATTTATTTTAGAGGATTCTTGTTCTTATCCCTTCATACCTGTAATCACCACAAAATCACAAGCTCTTCTGAGGCAAGGACCTCTTATTCATCTTCATATCCACTCAAGTGAccagcacagtgccttgcacCCATCTAGTTCTGACTAGACTAGAAAATGCCTAAGGGAGATGCAATTATTTTCCCTTCAGAATAAGGCTATAAATAACATCTGCATATTCCATATTTTaaacagttttctctttatcaaagctatatatatttttcagcCATTTTGATTTTCACAGAAGTGATTTTGGCAGAAGAAACAAGACTCACTGAATTTGAAGGAAAGGGTCAGTGGACAGAAAATTGTACCTGCAATCAGTACTTGGCTTACCCATTAATAGTGTGTAACTAAACATTTTCAGAtattagttttctcatttgtaaaaatgaGGTAACATCTATGAAAACAACTAACACTAATTACTCTTTAAAGCATCATTATTCACATTCCCAAGATGAAGAACATGAGTGCAGAGAACTAAATTGTCCACTGTTGTTAAGTTATAAAGGGTGAAGTGCTATACAAATGTCCCACTCTCTTCCTCTACTACTcagattttgtcttttattgtgtgctaattaaaaaaattatatctttacTTCAACTATTTTGTTTCAAAatcttttggaaataattttataaagacaCACAATATTATAGGTACTACATCTTCTCTATATAAGATTTCCATAGACAAatatagtgtattttgaaatataCTACCAGTATAGTGAAATTTACCCAATGGTCATTCCAATATTATAGCTAATTGAAGAATATCTCATtacctaggcattttattctgttGACTTAAAGATCTGCAACAATCCCTGTCAGAAATGGCATTTACATGATGAAATATAGGAATGTCACAGATTGTTCAAATAGCTGCATTTCAAAATTATTGAATTCATATTAGagattcacttatttatttattttttggtgaggcagattagccctgagctaacgtctgttgccaatcctcctctttttgctgaggaaggttggctctgagctaacagtgtgcccatcttcctctaatttatatgtgggatgcctgccacagcatggcttgataagcggtgcgtaggtccacgtctgggatccgaacctgtgaaccccgggccgctgaagcggagcgcgtgaacttaactactatggcactgggccagccccagatattagagatttaaaaattcGAAAACATTTTGTTCCTTAAAAGACATACTTAATGGAATAAACTACCTTTTTTTAATACTCACATGATTTTAGTAGTTTGCTAGAATAAGGAGTAGTGTCCTTTTGATCTATAGACATAGGACAAATCAGTCCTTGAGAAAGCTGCGATGTTTCAGATACATGAGTTGAAAGAATATTTGCAgggtcttgatttttttctgcaACTGGTGTGTactattaaaaagagaaagacaaaaacaaatgctAAGATTTATCTTCACAaaaacaccacctaagtgcataGATTGTTATACCACCTAAGGAGATAAACTGTTAAAGTAACTCAACATGcttgatatttaaatttattttgatcatttattgaaaaaaaaaagaaagaaagaaaagaattttaagttttaaatggcAATCTTGAAAGGGCATGTTATGTGAGTCTTTCCTTATCAAGTACGTACAAATCCCAAAGAGCTGATGAGAGATAATACTTGTCCTGGGGTTCTTGAATAATCTTGTCTAGGTTTAGCCATTGACGGTGTTGTAAGGATATCCATCATGTTGAGATCTATGTATGAAAGAAAAGTATAtgaaattctttaaaaacttCAACTGTCATTGACTAAGTCAATAATTATCTGTTCTGAACTTTGCCCCTCTTTCCACATTATTAACATTGTCTACAAAATTGGCTTGTGCAAGACAAATATAACCAGGGAAGCCACCACGCCACAGAGTAAACAATTACGACtaagcagacagagaaagacaaataccgtatgatctctctcatatatggaatctaacaaaacaaaacaaaacaaaaccaagctcgtagatacagagaacagagtgGTAGTTCTGTTCTTTGCCCAGAGGCAAGGGTGGGGCGTGGGAAAAATGGGTGAAAGGggtcaaaaagtgaaaaaaataaaatttccctattaaaaaaaaaaagcaatgattgAAATCATTAAAGTTTGATAGAACTGAGTCTTGCTCTGGAATGAATAGAACACAGTGTAATGACCTAAATAAAGTCTTAGCTTTTTAGGGAGTACTCAGTCACTAAACAAGAGTGTTATCTAACTGGCAACAAGCTAATTCTTGGTAAATCAAATATCAGAAAAGGAGGTAGTAAGAAAAACTAAGACAAGAATCAAGATATTAGGCacataaattaaatttcaatCTCTGAATCTATTTAAGGAATTAATACAAATTATAGGCCCCTCATGTTAACTAACGTGCAAGTGTAGGTCAAGATAGAAACTGATGCAGATTTTTATCAGGTTTCAGTGCATAACATTGTAAAATACAACATTCACATGTAATATCATACTATTTTCTTTAGATATCAAAAATGGTAAGAGAAGTGTAATACTTTGTATGTGGTATAAGACTTTAAAAGGTAGACTGAAAGTTTGAACGTAAATTTCATTTATACCTCACCTTGATGAAGCAACAAGGACTAATAGGCAACAATAAATATCttaaagaatattttacaatttaactgttaaaaaatattatggcaatgatttcttggatatgactccaaaagcacaggcaaaaagcaaaaatagacaaatgagactacatcaaacttaaaaacttctgcacatcacaggaaacaatcaacagaatgaaaagacaacctacggaatgggagaaaatatctgcaagtcATTTATCTGGATAAGGTGttaatataaagaatatataaagaactacaattcaacaacaacaatggAAAACAGATAATCTAATTAAAAAGTGGACAAAGAACTTGGatatacatttctccaaagaagataaacaaatgttcAACATgattatgaaaagatgctcaacgttagtaatcaatagaaaaatgcaaatcaaaactacaatgaaatatcacctcacatccattaggatggccactatcaaaaaacagaaaataagaagtgttggcaaggatgtagagaaattggacccttgtgcattgctggtaggaatgtaaaatagtgcagctacTAGGAAAAATACAaggaagtttcctcaaaaaattaaaaatagaattattatataatccagcaattccactgctgggtatacacccaaaagtcTTGAAAGTGGGGTTTCTAAGAGAGAGTTACACACTCCTGTTCatttgcagcattactcacaggagccaagaagtagaagcaacccaaatgtctattcacaggtgaagggataaagaaaatgttgcatatatatataatagaatattatttggccttaaaaaagaaagaaatcttgtcatatgctacaatatggatgaaccctgaggacattatgctaagtgatataagtcagtcacaaaaagacaaatactgtatgattctacttatataaagTATCTAAAGtaatcaaactcatagatacagaaagtagaattgtggttgccagggctagAGGGAGGGAAAAATGGGATGCAGTGTTTCAGTTTCGCCtggtgaaaaagttctagagatctgttgcacaacaatgtgaatatagttaatactactgaactgtacacttaaaaatggttaagaaggtaaattttatgagtttttttaTGACTCATAAAACGTTATGAGTCATGAGTTTTTTAccacaatcaaaaaaaaaaaagaaagaaaccaaattcAGAAAAATCTATACGCTCAAAGATGTTTGTCATAGTATTATTTACAGTAACCTAAATGTACAATGCTTGGGAGCCATCTCTAAACTTAATCAtgagatatgaaaaaaaataaaaataaataaaatacattaaactgttataaaaataatttaaattcatcAGTAACATCACCCTCATAcaaaatttttctcatttgtgattTTTTCCAATATCTTATCTGAAGACAGATTTGCCTTACAATTAAAAAATGTTCAGATTTTAGAAAGGTTATGTGATAAATAGTATGGAACATCTCTAGTGACATCTCATCCAGCCACCTGTACTCAAATATTATTACTGCTGTGAAAAGTATGAGTAGTTACATGAAGGAGGattaataaaaactataaacagCCCACATCAGCTCAGGTcagattttaccaaatatatgagAAACATTTAGGTATCCAAAACTTCTTGAAATTTGTACTTGCAGATAAAGAATTGTAGAtctgtatttattttgaaataattataatcCCATGGTTTATAATTTATAAGCCCAATTTTGGATTTcactgttcatttatttccatcctCTACCATTTTAATAGACAATACAATATGCTACCAAGTTGATAAACTATCATTTATCCATGTTTATATGATAAACTTAAGTAATTTCTAATTTCtccctattataaacaatgctgctacaaataattttattcatatattttgttcttttgaatcATTTCCTTAGAATTAATGCCAAGACACAAGTCACTAAGTCAAAGAGAATTAAaaccttttgtttcttaaaacgCATTGGTAGATTTCCTTTGGAAAGCACTATGCTAATTTACAATGCCCCTAGAAAAAACCTACTGTGCTTTTTGCAGTCTCATTAATACTGGAtcttcagttctctctctctctttttttttggctagcTTAATGGTGTAAAAGgattcatatattattttttaaattagcattttttttttttttgtgaggaagatcagccctgagctaacatctattgccagtcctcttcctttttctccccaaagccccagtagatagttgtatgtcatagctgcacatccatctagttgctgtatgtgggacgccgcctcagcacggccggacaagcggtgcatcggtgcacgcccgggatctgaacctgggctgccagtagcagagcgtgagcacttaaccactaagccccggggcctgcccctAAATTAGCATTTCTTTCATTACTACTAGTGAAATTAACATACtcccatatatatgtgtgtgtgaattatgtgttcattttctttgtcCCTTGTTTATCAAGGTCTTGGTGATGGTCATGTATATTTGAGTAAGTTCTTTAGGTATTAACTGTTTATCACATTATAGttattttagtcattttattgatgtttaatTGGTCAGAACCAGTTTTAGGAGGGATAAAAAGCCAGAAGAACAGAAATTGTGAGTTCCTCTTTGAAGACCCAAAGATCTTCGAGGACTTTTGAGGATTTAAcgataattattcccatttttcatcTTTAATTGAAAGAAAATACCATAATACCTTTCTAGTCTATTTTGGAACAAATAATCATCAAATTTTATTCATTATAAACTAACAAAAAAACAGTATAAGTTAATGAAATGTAGTGTCTAAAATTTGTCAGATATTTAAAAAGGTACTTGCCTGTTATTTTTCTTACCTCTATTCAAAGTAACTTTGGAAAGGCCAAAATCTGTTAGTTTAATATGACCTTTATTGGAAATAAGCATATTGTCTGGTTTCAAATCCCTGCATATACAAAAGACAAATAGCAGATAACTAAAAAAGAGCTAGTGTTACCAGGGGAATAAACAGAAAGTTACAGAAGAATCAAACcctatttattttctctaaaatgagGCACTCATTGGTAGCTTTGGAAGTCCAGAAGACAACTCTCAAAAGAAAACCATCTTTTATCTATCGACTCTACAAGAAAGCTAACTGGTTTAATGCTAGATTATCTCTGGCATTAGATattccattaaaataaacaaacctcATTATATAAAATAGAACTCACGCCAGGTCAAAATCATATTTCCCTCTTTCAAGGAGGGTAAGATTAAGCCTTAATAGAGAAGATTCACTTAACCCGACTTTCTTTACACAGAGCAAAACACTGTAAATCAGCTGGGATTATAAAATATAGCACTTTTGTATGATGGTAAAGGAGTGGAAAAAAGATTCAGTACTCTTCACAATAAAATGGTATACACATGGTCAAAGCAACATATTCAAAAACCACAGGCAGAGGAAAGAAGAGTTGATGGAATTTCTGTAACTCACAGTTACTAATAAACTGTAGATAACCTGAATATATGGGCAAGTGGTTATGGAAATATTTAGAACTCAAGTATTTAATACATAATTTGATTACTTGTGCTTTTAAGTAATGGTTGGAGAAAAGTCAGTCTTTACCTGTGGATGATTCCATGTCTATGAAGATAGTCTAGAGCCAATGCTACTTCAGAAATATATTTCACAGCCATGTCTTCATCAAAATAACCATATATATGTAGGAGAGACTTGACATCTCCACCTATAAGATATTCCATTACCTATCAAAAAATACAAATGTtgcaaaataaaactaatatgattactttaaaaatgtactaTTAGAGCATTACAGTTATATATTTTTAGTATCATTGTGTAACAGACATGTTTTCTTGGTATCATTCAGTACACATTAATACCAGGTTTGCTCATGTTGccatatagtttttaaaatttaaattaaactgTTTGGTCTGAACAAAAattcagacttacagaaaaggtGTAAGAATAATAGAATGACTTCGCATATAGTCTTCATCTATATTCACCGACTGTTAGcgttttgccacatttgcttttttcctctccacatatatgaatataaaatacataatatttatGTTAATCGTTAACAATTAGGTTACATAACAAACATCATAACACAACACAGTTATTAACATCATTACCATAAGTATCTTATATGCATGTATTTCTGTTTAGACTAaacagtttaattttaaaaaaatatggcaaCATTAGTAACTGGTATTAATGTATAGCTTTTAAACTTTTGCTGAATAATTCGAGAATAAAGTTGAAGAGATCATGACCTGTCATCACTAAATTCTTCATCATGTATCTCCTAACAAGGACATCCTTACATAACTACAGCACAATAAAATTCAGGGAGATATTTAACGCAAATATTCCGTTACTATCTAATGTATAGTCCACATTCAAATTTCTCTGATTATCTCAATATTGTCCGATGGCATCTTTCCTCATTCCCCATGCATGGATCATGCatggcat includes:
- the MASTL gene encoding serine/threonine-protein kinase greatwall isoform X5, whose amino-acid sequence is MEPAAGSEKECGGGAATVECVHRIPLPRPPSIEEFTIVKPISRGAFGKVYLGQKGDKLYAVKVVKKADMINKNMTHQVQAERDALALSKSPFIVHLYYSLQSANNVYLVMEYLIGGDVKSLLHIYGYFDEDMAVKYISEVALALDYLHRHGIIHRDLKPDNMLISNKGHIKLTDFGLSKVTLNRDLNMMDILTTPSMAKPRQDYSRTPGQVLSLISSLGFYTPVAEKNQDPANILSTHVSETSQLSQGLICPMSIDQKDTTPYSSKLLKSCLETVASNPEMPVKCLTSNLLQSRKRLATSSASSQSHTFVSSVESECHSSPRWEKDCQESDEALGSTRMSWNTTEKPLCTKSTNAIETKSFKDLELALSPIHNSRAIPATGSSCVNLAKKCFSREVSWEGRELDINNINMAADTRQSGLLQLDQWAVDSGGVTEEHLGKRSFKRNFELVDSSPCQEIMQNKRNCIEYKRSNEMRDCSTNQSTGLTAEVQDLKLSIDRRQQNDGANKENIVSSFIDKQQTPEKSPIPIIAKNLMCELDEDCDKNNKKDYLSSSFLGSDDDRASKSICMDSDSSFPGISIMESPLERQSLDPDKSIKKSFLEESNIEDLLTVSPSCQENTSPKGDENPAVQDSNQRMLAPSSEVLKTLTWSKRNAVAFRSFNSHINASNNSEPSKMSIISLDAMDISCAYSGSYPMAVTPSQKRRSYMPYETPNQVKSGTPFRTPKSVRRGAAPVDDGRILGTPDYLAPELLLGRAHDIPWPEGEEKLSDNAQSAVEILLTIDDSKRAGMKELKHHPLFSDVDWENLQHQTMPFIPQPDDETDTSYFEARNNAQHLTVSGFSL
- the MASTL gene encoding serine/threonine-protein kinase greatwall isoform X2 yields the protein MEPAAGSEKECGGGAATVECVHRIPLPRPPSIEEFTIVKPISRGAFGKVYLGQKGDKLYAVKVVKKADMINKNMTHQVQAERDALALSKSPFIVHLYYSLQSANNVYLVMEYLIGGDVKSLLHIYGYFDEDMAVKYISEVALALDYLHRHGIIHRDLKPDNMLISNKGHIKLTDFGLSKVTLNRDLNMMDILTTPSMAKPRQDYSRTPGQVLSLISSLGFYTPVAEKNQDPANILSTHVSETSQLSQGLICPMSIDQKDTTPYSSKLLKSCLETVASNPEMPVKCLTSNLLQSRKRLATSSASSQSHTFVSSVESECHSSPRWEKDCQESDEALGSTRMSWNTTEKPLCTKSTNAIETKSFKDLELALSPIHNSRAIPATGSSCVNLAKKCFSREVSWEGRELDINNINMAADTRQSGLLQLDQWAVDSGGVTEEHLGKRSFKRNFELVDSSPCQEIMQNKRNCIEYKRSNEMRDCSTNQSTGLTAEVQDLKLSIDRRQQNDGANKENIVSSFIDKQQTPEKSPIPIIAKNLMCELDEDCDKNNKKDYLSSSFLGSDDDRASKSICMDSDSSFPGISIMESPLERQSLDPDKSIKKSFLEESNIEDLLTVSPSCQENTSPKGDENPAVQDSNQRMLAPSSEVLKTLTWSKRNAVAFRSFNSHINASNNSEPSKMSIISLDAMDISCAYSGSYPMAVTPSQKRRSYMPYETPNQVKSGTPFRTPKSVRRGAAPVDDGRILGTPDYLAPELLLGRAHGPAVDWWALGVCLFEFLTGIPPFNDETPQQVFQNILKRDIPWPEGEEKLSDNAQSAVEILLTIDDSKRAGMKELKHHPLFSDVDWENLQHQTMPFIPQPDDETDTSYFEARNNAQHLTVSGFSL